TGTATGGTTAGCTGGAAGTACCTACGGAAGCAACTGGAACAATGTAATTACACTGATAATAGGTATTGTTATTTTAGGCCCTATATCATGGCTAATTTGTAAAGATCTTGATGCTATTATGTTAGGAGAAGATGTTGCTACGGCAATTGGTAGTGATGTCTTAAGAGTTCGAGTTATAGCTTCATTTATAGGAATATTACTTGCAGCTATTGCAGTATCTACTGTGGGTACTGTTGGTTTTATCGGTCTACTTGCACCTCATATGGCTAGGTTTATCACAGGTATAAAGCATAGGAAAAACCTTGTTATTACTGCACTAATAGGTGGATTGTTGCTGCTTGTAGCTGATTTTATTGGTCGTGTAGTTATTTACCCAAGTGAAATTCCATCAGGTCTTGTAGTTTCAATAATGGGTGCTCCATACTTTTTATGGTTACTATATTCTACATCAAAGATTAAGAGGTGATTACATGAAAAACATTCAAGGACATAATTTAACTTTAGGATATGAAAATAATATTATTATAGATGATGTTTCCATTGAGTTTCCAATGAATAAGATAACTATTCTTATAGGGGCAAATGGTTGTGGCAAGTCTACTATGCTTCGCTCCTTTGCAAGGTTATTAAAACCCACATCTGGAGATATTGAACTTAATGGTAGAAGTATTTCTTCCCTTTCAAATAAACAGATATCTAAAGAATTAGCAATATTGCCTCAAAGTCCAGTAGTTTCTGGTAGTATAACAGTTAGAGAACTTGTTGAAATGGGTAGATTCCCTTATCAAAATTGGAGAAACAAATTAGATAAAAAGGATAATGAAATGATTGAAAAGGCTCTAAAGGACACCAATATGATTGAGTTCTCAGATAGAACCTTGGATTCATTATCTGGTGGTCAAAGACAAAGAGTTTGGATTGCCATGGTTTTGGCACAGGATACTGATATCATCCTTTTAGACGAACCTACTACTTACCTAGATGTTACTTATCAAATTGATATCTTAGATTTAGTTTATAAGCTTAATAAAGAAGAAGGAAAAACTATTGTTATGGTTTTACATGATTTGAATTTAAGCTGTAGGTATGCAGATCACATAATTGCTCTTAAAAACAAGAAGATTTATAAACAAGGAACACCTGAAGAAGTGGTTACAAAAGAAGTTGTTAAGCATATCTTTGATATGGATTGTGAAATTATAAAGGATCCATTATATAAAACTCCAATGTTTGTCCCATATAGTAGTGCAATTTAATATAGACAACCCCCTCAAGAATTGCTATATTAACCTTAACTAAGATATTTCAAAGGAGGAATCTTCTTGAAAAGCAGGGTTAAGAAATACAATAGCACACCTTTCATTCAATTTGAGAATAATCAAGTCTTTGAGGTTAATAATGAATTTATCGATTTAACTGGTTATTCTAGAGATGAGGTAATAGGATTATCAATTGACGAAATAGATATCTTACTTAAAATAGACTTTCAGATTCATCTTGTTGAATTAGTAGATAAATATACCTGTTATTTGTTTAGAAAAGATGATGAGCCTAGATTTGTGACCATATCTCATAAAAATTTAGATTATAATAATAGTATATATTTTATTCATGAAGTTCCAAGCTCCAGAATCGAAAAATATTTTTCATATGTATTAACACTAATGTCAACTAATGAAAGGCTAGTTGAACTCTATAGCTACCAGGATCAAATAATTTTATTAAAGTCAAACAGAAAGAACTTAACTTTTTTACATTATCCTATAAGTAATTTTGATTCTAATATTGGTCGTTCACATATAATATCAGAGTATTTTATACAAGTAATAGAAAAAGGCACCCCATTTTTTGCACAAGAAATGGAATTTACCAGCCC
The DNA window shown above is from Tissierella sp. Yu-01 and carries:
- a CDS encoding ABC transporter ATP-binding protein — encoded protein: MKNIQGHNLTLGYENNIIIDDVSIEFPMNKITILIGANGCGKSTMLRSFARLLKPTSGDIELNGRSISSLSNKQISKELAILPQSPVVSGSITVRELVEMGRFPYQNWRNKLDKKDNEMIEKALKDTNMIEFSDRTLDSLSGGQRQRVWIAMVLAQDTDIILLDEPTTYLDVTYQIDILDLVYKLNKEEGKTIVMVLHDLNLSCRYADHIIALKNKKIYKQGTPEEVVTKEVVKHIFDMDCEIIKDPLYKTPMFVPYSSAI